CGATGTACCGGTAGAGGATGACCCGGCCCCGCGTGCCGCCCACGTTCCAGGGCCACCCTCCGCAGTCCCTCATATCGACCTCTACCTCATGGCTCCAGGCATTCCGCCCCGCCTCGAACGTCCACGTGCCGTGGCCCGTACACTCCTTCACCGCCTCGTCGAAGCGGTCATCGGGACCGGGGTCATCGACCCCGGAGGCCCTCACCCTGCCGTCGGCCGTGAACGTCAGCGTTCCGCCCCTTCCGTCGGACCAGGTGCCGCCGCCCGGACTCCTCCAGGGCTCGCCTTCATCCACGGTCCAAATCCCCCTCGCGGCAGGACCAATGAGCACCGCACCCACCGGACAGCCGCGGCATCGGCCATCCTGTCGGCGACATTGAACACGTTCAACGCATTGCCGGAAGGATCGAGGGGGTCGTCGGGGCAGCGGCGACGCAGGGGGCGTGGAACCCGGGCGTCGCGCCGCGAATGCGCGGGACCGCGCTCGCGCCCTCATGCTGGATGCGGGTCCACTTGATCCGTACGAGAGGAGTGCGCGAGATGATCCGTCGCAAGTGTGCCGCCCTCGGCGCAGCACTGCTGACCGCCGGGGCTCTGGTGACCACGACACACGACGCGGTCGCCACCGAGAAGACATGCTCACACACGTCCCCCATCGAGCGCCCCGGGCTCACCCCGGTGAGCACCGGTCCGTCCGTGAAACAGGCGCAGTGCCTGAGCAATGTGTGGGGAGGCGTGCCGAAACTCGCGGTCGACGGGGTCTTCGGCGACGCCACGTCGAAGAAGATCATATGGATCCAGGGCTGCCACGGTCTGGCCAGCACCGGAGCTGTCGACGCGAACACCTGGCAGGTGCTGTACCACCCGGCACTGGACTGCTACGACCCGTATCCGAAGTGACCGGCGTGCGCCCTGGAGCGCACCCCGGGTCACCGGGCGTACCACCTCGCGGACCGGCTGCTCGCCAC
This sequence is a window from Streptomyces sp. NBC_01217. Protein-coding genes within it:
- a CDS encoding peptidoglycan-binding domain-containing protein, with the protein product MIRRKCAALGAALLTAGALVTTTHDAVATEKTCSHTSPIERPGLTPVSTGPSVKQAQCLSNVWGGVPKLAVDGVFGDATSKKIIWIQGCHGLASTGAVDANTWQVLYHPALDCYDPYPK